One segment of Anatilimnocola aggregata DNA contains the following:
- a CDS encoding NAD-dependent epimerase/dehydratase family protein, protein MKYLITGATGLIGNNTVRQLLAQGEQVRVLTRQKTPLVELDGLNVEICHGDIRDAASVQTAVRNVDCVIHAAAHVQVGWTQQKLHQQVNVEGTRNVAAAACGQKVRLVHISTINTLGLGSLANPANEETGQPGLVPCHYATSKADAEKVVQQFIDRGLDAVIVHPSFSLGPWDWKPSSGRMFLAVNRGTVVAPSGAYNVSDVRDVSAGIAAAAKLAPTGRRYILGGHNLSYLDAWRAFAQASGKVGPRFRLGPIARCVASVGTDLWTRYTGIEGGVNSASLGIGSQETCFSSQRAEKELGYRIRNLKETVTDAWNWFCEHGYVDHHRSHVGRAAASFLP, encoded by the coding sequence ATGAAATACCTTATCACCGGCGCTACGGGCCTGATCGGGAACAACACCGTTCGACAGTTGCTCGCCCAAGGTGAGCAGGTTCGCGTTCTCACGCGCCAAAAAACACCGCTCGTGGAGTTGGACGGGCTGAATGTTGAAATCTGCCACGGCGATATTCGCGATGCCGCAAGCGTGCAAACTGCGGTTCGGAATGTCGACTGCGTGATTCATGCCGCCGCCCACGTCCAAGTGGGCTGGACGCAGCAGAAACTGCATCAACAGGTGAATGTGGAAGGGACGCGCAATGTGGCGGCTGCTGCATGCGGCCAAAAAGTGCGTCTCGTCCACATTTCGACCATCAACACACTCGGACTAGGTTCGTTGGCGAACCCCGCCAACGAAGAAACCGGTCAGCCCGGTCTGGTTCCCTGTCACTATGCCACGTCGAAGGCCGATGCCGAGAAGGTGGTGCAGCAATTCATCGACCGCGGCCTCGATGCCGTCATCGTCCATCCCTCGTTCTCATTAGGGCCCTGGGACTGGAAACCCTCTTCCGGGCGCATGTTCCTGGCTGTGAATCGCGGCACTGTGGTTGCCCCCTCCGGGGCCTATAACGTTTCTGACGTTCGTGACGTTTCTGCGGGGATTGCCGCAGCGGCAAAACTTGCCCCCACGGGCAGACGATACATTCTAGGTGGACATAACCTGTCTTACCTGGATGCCTGGCGAGCCTTTGCCCAAGCTTCGGGCAAGGTGGGGCCACGTTTTCGTCTCGGTCCCATCGCCCGCTGTGTTGCTAGCGTCGGGACTGACCTGTGGACTCGCTACACAGGAATCGAAGGGGGAGTAAACTCTGCTTCGCTAGGCATCGGTTCGCAAGAAACATGCTTCTCCAGTCAGCGGGCGGAGAAAGAATTGGGCTACCGAATTCGCAACTTAAAAGAAACAGTTACTGATGCCTGGAATTGGTTTTGCGAGCACGGTTACGTCGATCACCACCGTTCCCATGTGGGACGAGCGGCCGCTAGCTTTCTTCCCTAG
- a CDS encoding alpha/beta hydrolase family protein — MKQVLSACFLYLFVASVSPALAEPGKLPATSPWDLKKLNEAPKFEWVSETEPVRSLFYESEPYGGKPTRVFAYYASPNTLTNARSDQKFPAMVLVHGGGGTAFREWAELWAKRGYAAIAMDLAGHQPMEGKNAHQQANRTRLADGGPNQGDEEKFGSVLKEPGEQWPYHAVAAVIRAHSLIRSFPEVDAEKTGVTGISWGGYLTCIVSGVDNRFKAAVPVYGCGFLQENSAWTDRMKKMTDEQSTRWTQLWDPKQYLPAVSMPILFVNGTNDFAYPIDSYMKSYDAVPGEKQMRMTVNMPHGHPPGWLPQEIGLFIDQHLIGGKALPKLADPKLDGKQVTAHCEHATGLKEAAVHYSTDGGPINKRTWKSVPAKIDGDQIIAPALPGDAAVWFLTVTDDRGAIVSTRVVVK; from the coding sequence ATGAAACAAGTCCTCTCCGCCTGCTTCCTTTACCTGTTTGTCGCTTCAGTTTCTCCAGCACTCGCAGAACCCGGCAAGCTGCCGGCCACTTCGCCGTGGGATCTGAAAAAGCTGAACGAAGCACCGAAGTTTGAGTGGGTGAGCGAAACGGAGCCCGTGCGGTCGCTCTTTTATGAAAGCGAGCCATACGGCGGGAAGCCGACGCGGGTGTTCGCTTACTATGCTTCGCCCAATACGCTGACGAATGCACGGAGCGACCAGAAGTTTCCCGCAATGGTGCTGGTACATGGCGGCGGCGGAACGGCGTTTCGCGAATGGGCCGAGTTGTGGGCCAAGCGTGGCTATGCCGCGATTGCCATGGACCTGGCCGGGCATCAACCGATGGAAGGAAAGAACGCTCATCAGCAGGCCAATCGCACGCGCCTGGCGGATGGCGGGCCGAATCAGGGTGATGAAGAGAAGTTTGGCAGCGTGCTAAAGGAGCCCGGTGAGCAGTGGCCCTATCACGCGGTGGCCGCGGTCATTCGTGCCCACTCGCTGATTCGCAGTTTTCCGGAAGTCGATGCCGAGAAGACCGGCGTCACCGGTATTAGCTGGGGCGGCTATCTCACGTGCATCGTCTCGGGTGTCGACAACCGCTTCAAGGCAGCCGTGCCCGTGTATGGCTGCGGGTTCTTGCAGGAGAACAGTGCCTGGACCGATCGCATGAAAAAGATGACCGACGAGCAAAGCACGCGTTGGACGCAGTTGTGGGATCCGAAGCAATATCTGCCCGCCGTCAGCATGCCGATTCTGTTCGTCAACGGCACCAACGACTTCGCCTACCCCATCGATAGCTACATGAAGAGCTACGACGCGGTGCCGGGCGAAAAGCAAATGCGCATGACAGTGAACATGCCGCACGGCCATCCCCCCGGCTGGCTGCCGCAGGAGATTGGCCTGTTCATCGACCAGCACCTGATCGGCGGCAAAGCGCTGCCGAAGCTGGCCGATCCCAAGCTCGATGGCAAGCAGGTAACCGCCCACTGCGAACACGCGACCGGGCTTAAAGAGGCTGCGGTGCATTACTCGACTGACGGCGGGCCGATCAACAAACGGACCTGGAAAAGCGTTCCTGCCAAGATCGATGGCGATCAGATCATCGCTCCGGCACTCCCCGGCGATGCCGCTGTCTGGTTTCTGACCGTCACCGACGACCGCGGTGCGATCGTCAGCACGCGCGTTGTGGTGAAGTAG
- a CDS encoding N-acetyltransferase, translating to MAPIVVKPAETSRERKAFLHLPWLINSAYPNWVPPLRQNQKEMVNYIHHPFYNDAEIQTFVAWQSDQPVGRVAAIVNRAHNRTQGDTVGFFGFFEAIDDLDVSRALFDAARTWLTQRGMTVMRGPVNPSLNHECGLLIEGFDTPPTFMMTHNPPYYQRLIENYGFAKVEDLAAFWGHISMVDTMDEKVAYIAREVRERFQVKMRRLNPAKFDEDVRLFLQLYNQSLVGTWGFAPMSDAEVTHAAKSLKMLIVPEMTAVVEVDGKPVGSSFAMLDYNPRIKAIDGRLFPFGFIKLLYNKRAIKRIRVISTNVLPEYQKWGLGLVVLAHLLPSVREWGATDAEFSWVLESNHLSYKTLKRGGAKIVKNYRIFDLPIADAPAPAIASA from the coding sequence ATGGCACCTATTGTTGTTAAGCCGGCCGAAACCAGTCGCGAGCGTAAAGCGTTCCTGCACTTACCTTGGCTCATTAACTCGGCCTATCCCAACTGGGTTCCGCCGCTGCGTCAAAACCAGAAGGAGATGGTGAACTACATTCATCATCCCTTTTACAACGATGCGGAAATCCAAACCTTTGTCGCCTGGCAAAGTGACCAGCCCGTGGGGCGGGTCGCCGCAATCGTCAATCGTGCGCACAATCGCACGCAAGGCGACACTGTCGGCTTCTTCGGCTTCTTCGAAGCAATCGACGACTTGGACGTCTCGCGCGCCCTCTTCGATGCCGCCCGCACCTGGCTCACGCAGCGCGGAATGACGGTGATGCGCGGGCCGGTAAACCCTTCGCTCAATCACGAATGCGGGCTGCTGATCGAAGGGTTCGATACGCCGCCGACGTTCATGATGACGCACAACCCGCCCTACTATCAGCGGCTGATCGAGAACTATGGCTTTGCCAAGGTCGAAGATCTGGCGGCCTTTTGGGGCCACATCAGCATGGTCGACACGATGGACGAGAAGGTGGCTTACATCGCCCGTGAAGTACGCGAGCGCTTCCAGGTGAAAATGCGCCGGCTGAACCCCGCGAAATTCGATGAGGACGTGCGTCTGTTCTTGCAACTGTATAACCAGTCACTGGTGGGAACTTGGGGCTTTGCTCCCATGTCCGACGCCGAGGTTACTCATGCCGCCAAGTCGCTCAAAATGCTGATCGTTCCCGAGATGACTGCTGTTGTCGAGGTCGACGGCAAGCCGGTCGGCTCATCATTCGCCATGCTCGATTACAACCCGCGGATTAAGGCCATCGATGGCCGGCTGTTTCCCTTTGGGTTCATCAAGCTGCTGTACAACAAGCGGGCGATCAAGCGAATCCGCGTCATCAGCACCAACGTGCTTCCCGAATATCAAAAATGGGGCCTCGGTCTTGTCGTGCTGGCCCACTTGCTCCCCAGTGTGCGTGAGTGGGGCGCGACCGACGCCGAGTTCAGCTGGGTACTCGAAAGCAACCATCTCAGCTACAAGACGCTCAAGCGCGGCGGCGCGAAGATCGTCAAGAACTACCGAATTTTCGACCTGCCCATTGCTGATGCACCTGCCCCGGCAATTGCTTCCGCGTAA
- a CDS encoding UxaA family hydrolase, translated as MIVTAGRRADVVHLHPEDNIVVAARHLDAGEQLQVAGRTITLAQSIKIGHKIALVPIAEGALVLKYGQIIGSTTSAAEPGDWIHSHNLHNGDFVRDYAKAQEIPADLPPITGRTFQGYRRKDGRAGTRNYIGIISSVNCSSTVSRYIAEKFDKQVLKDYPNIDGVIAFRHGGGCGLQYGGLQHEILARTLAGAARHPNIGGFLIIGLGCENAPIGYLLDSQKLISLDGKGNRKLPPILSMQDLGGTAKTVEAGIKALAELLPQGNDVRREPIPISEIILGTNCGGSDGNSGVTCNPALGVASDMLVAAGGTSVLAETTEIYGAEHLLTRRAKSVEVADKLLERIKWWLWHTSLYGVEIDNNPSVGNKEGGLTTIAEKSLGAVAKAGTTALSEVYQYAEPITAKGFCVMDTPGFDPPSVTGLVAGGCNMIVFTTGRGSCFGCKPVPSIKVASNTPMYERMIDDMDINAGEILNGKSVDEVGREIFEKIISVASGEKTKSELLGYGDEEFVPWQIGPTL; from the coding sequence ATGATCGTGACCGCCGGCCGCCGTGCCGATGTCGTGCATTTGCATCCCGAAGACAACATCGTCGTCGCCGCGCGGCACCTGGACGCCGGCGAACAGTTGCAAGTTGCGGGGCGCACGATCACGCTCGCTCAGTCGATCAAGATCGGCCACAAGATCGCCTTGGTGCCGATCGCTGAGGGCGCTCTCGTGCTGAAGTATGGCCAGATCATCGGCTCGACAACATCTGCCGCCGAACCGGGCGATTGGATTCACAGCCACAATCTGCACAACGGCGACTTCGTTCGCGACTATGCGAAGGCTCAGGAAATTCCTGCCGACTTGCCGCCGATCACGGGACGGACGTTTCAAGGCTATCGCCGCAAAGATGGCCGCGCTGGAACTCGCAACTACATCGGCATTATTTCGTCGGTCAATTGCTCGTCGACCGTCTCGCGCTACATCGCCGAGAAGTTCGATAAGCAAGTGCTCAAGGATTACCCCAACATCGACGGCGTGATTGCCTTTCGCCATGGCGGCGGCTGCGGGCTGCAGTACGGCGGTCTGCAGCACGAGATTCTGGCCCGCACATTGGCCGGAGCCGCGCGGCATCCGAACATCGGTGGGTTTTTAATCATCGGCCTGGGCTGCGAAAACGCGCCAATTGGCTATTTGCTCGATTCGCAAAAACTGATCTCGCTCGACGGCAAAGGAAACCGCAAGTTGCCGCCGATTCTCTCGATGCAAGATCTGGGGGGGACTGCGAAGACCGTCGAAGCGGGCATTAAAGCGCTGGCTGAACTGCTGCCGCAAGGAAACGACGTTCGCCGCGAGCCGATTCCCATCAGCGAGATCATTCTCGGCACCAATTGCGGCGGCAGTGACGGCAACAGCGGCGTCACTTGCAATCCGGCGCTTGGCGTTGCTTCCGATATGCTCGTCGCCGCGGGTGGCACCAGTGTGTTGGCCGAAACAACCGAGATCTACGGCGCCGAGCACTTGCTCACACGGCGGGCGAAATCCGTCGAAGTGGCCGACAAACTGCTCGAACGGATCAAGTGGTGGCTCTGGCACACCAGCTTGTATGGAGTGGAGATCGATAACAATCCGTCGGTCGGCAACAAGGAAGGTGGTCTCACCACCATCGCCGAGAAATCACTCGGCGCGGTGGCCAAAGCAGGCACGACCGCGCTCTCGGAGGTCTATCAATACGCGGAGCCCATTACGGCCAAGGGCTTCTGCGTGATGGACACACCCGGCTTCGACCCGCCCAGTGTCACTGGCCTTGTTGCTGGCGGTTGCAACATGATTGTCTTCACCACCGGCCGCGGTAGTTGCTTCGGCTGCAAGCCGGTCCCTTCGATCAAAGTCGCCAGCAACACGCCGATGTACGAACGAATGATCGACGACATGGACATCAACGCCGGCGAAATCCTCAACGGCAAGAGTGTCGATGAAGTTGGCCGCGAGATCTTCGAAAAGATCATCAGCGTCGCGAGTGGTGAGAAGACGAAGAGTGAATTGCTGGGCTATGGCGATGAAGAGTTCGTGCCCTGGCAGATTGGGCCGACTCTGTAA
- a CDS encoding lipoate--protein ligase family protein, producing the protein MLLLDLTLPTAAENLALDEALLDSVDEQPAAPELLRLWECPQTAVVLGRSCRAAEEVDLAACEQADIPVLRRTSGGGTVLIGPGCLMFSLRLSYLARPHFRLLDQAHHEVLTTVAAAVNSVIPNGRIEPRGTSDLAIGETKVSGNSLRCKRNFLLYHGTLLYDFDLTLVQQLLHPPPRQPEYRHQRPHRDFVTNLSADPLQLRSALAHHWQATKPTSDWPQELTARLERQRYGRAEWNLER; encoded by the coding sequence ATGCTGTTGCTCGACCTGACATTGCCGACAGCGGCCGAGAATCTGGCACTCGACGAAGCGCTGCTGGACTCGGTCGACGAGCAGCCCGCTGCGCCCGAGTTACTCCGCCTGTGGGAATGCCCGCAAACGGCAGTCGTGCTCGGCAGGTCGTGCCGGGCAGCGGAGGAAGTCGACCTCGCTGCGTGCGAGCAGGCAGATATTCCGGTGCTGCGGCGAACTTCGGGCGGCGGAACGGTGCTCATCGGTCCTGGCTGCCTGATGTTCTCGCTGCGACTCAGCTATCTCGCGCGGCCCCACTTTCGCCTGCTCGACCAGGCCCATCACGAAGTGCTAACCACCGTCGCAGCTGCGGTGAACTCGGTAATCCCGAATGGGCGGATCGAACCGCGGGGCACAAGTGACCTGGCCATTGGCGAAACGAAGGTCTCGGGGAACAGTTTGCGCTGCAAGCGGAACTTCCTCCTCTATCACGGCACACTTCTCTACGATTTCGATCTGACCTTGGTTCAGCAATTGCTCCACCCACCACCACGACAGCCCGAATATCGCCACCAGCGCCCGCATCGCGACTTCGTCACCAACCTGTCTGCCGATCCGCTGCAATTACGCTCTGCACTTGCCCACCATTGGCAAGCCACCAAACCCACCAGCGATTGGCCCCAGGAACTGACCGCGCGATTAGAACGGCAGCGGTACGGTCGAGCGGAATGGAACTTGGAACGCTAA
- a CDS encoding HEAT repeat domain-containing protein — protein MSSPDAADPQPVEAKRPTDHLPPVEAPTAAFIMQLFLIPLAIVSIVVLLWLSFSWLAQAGRDDPKKLVEELRRGTDVSWQSGYTLAEVLRSPDPRYDELRRDSSLAKELVSLVESDLAHPLHGGNDKGDVLRIKRRMFLCRAIGSFNVLDGAPLLARLANEEKDPLEVSVRLSALEGLATLARNVGAEELRKDDKVVQAVLEASRAVEDSAVPTPKSADGEYQPRSEVRAVAAFTLGVIGGEKARDRLTLMLNDPYSSARYNAATGLCRQGDEAATRVLKEMLAADNPQAAKDETTAADKDRKRIAVLVAGVQGTMALAEHNPQADMQPLIQALKDLSTDPLEQLKSDRTKVQNLATEAYRRLEKRG, from the coding sequence ATGTCTTCGCCCGATGCCGCCGACCCCCAGCCGGTCGAAGCCAAGCGGCCCACCGATCACCTCCCCCCGGTCGAAGCACCCACTGCTGCATTCATTATGCAGCTGTTCCTCATTCCGCTGGCCATCGTTTCGATCGTTGTCCTGTTGTGGCTGTCGTTCAGTTGGCTCGCTCAGGCGGGTCGCGACGACCCCAAAAAGCTGGTCGAAGAACTGCGCCGTGGTACCGATGTCAGCTGGCAGAGCGGTTACACCCTGGCCGAAGTTCTCCGCAGTCCCGACCCGCGCTACGACGAACTCCGCCGCGATAGCAGCCTGGCGAAAGAACTGGTCAGCCTGGTCGAGTCCGACCTCGCCCATCCGTTGCACGGCGGCAACGACAAAGGGGACGTCCTGCGCATCAAGCGCCGCATGTTCCTCTGCCGCGCGATTGGTTCGTTCAATGTGCTCGATGGTGCCCCGCTCCTCGCCCGGCTAGCAAACGAAGAAAAAGACCCGCTCGAAGTTTCCGTTCGCTTGAGTGCCCTCGAAGGTCTCGCCACGCTGGCCCGCAACGTGGGTGCAGAAGAGCTGCGCAAGGACGACAAGGTGGTGCAAGCCGTGTTAGAAGCTTCTCGCGCGGTCGAAGACTCGGCCGTTCCCACGCCCAAGTCAGCTGACGGCGAGTACCAGCCCCGCTCCGAAGTGCGTGCCGTGGCGGCCTTCACGCTGGGCGTCATCGGGGGCGAAAAAGCCCGCGATCGCCTCACCCTGATGCTCAACGATCCTTATTCATCGGCCCGCTACAACGCGGCCACCGGCCTGTGCCGCCAAGGGGACGAAGCGGCCACCCGCGTGCTGAAGGAAATGCTCGCGGCCGACAATCCGCAGGCCGCCAAGGACGAAACCACAGCTGCCGACAAAGATCGCAAGCGCATCGCGGTGCTCGTGGCCGGCGTGCAAGGGACGATGGCCCTCGCCGAACACAACCCCCAGGCTGACATGCAGCCGCTCATTCAGGCCCTCAAAGACCTGAGCACCGATCCGCTCGAACAGCTTAAGTCCGACCGCACCAAGGTCCAAAATCTCGCCACCGAAGCCTACCGCCGCTTAGAGAAGCGGGGCTAG
- a CDS encoding NAD-dependent epimerase/dehydratase family protein, translating to MTEVLVTGGNGFIGRNLIETLLFRGHRVRCLVRNPQASIILKDLGADLIQGDLSDAASIHAAVAGTEVVYHLAGLTAAVDPEDLLRANRDGTGIVADAIAAQPNPPTLLLVSSVAASGPATRGQVRIEADPPSPVSNYGKSKLAGEQAALARAAKIPLTIVRPGVVFGPHDRAVLTALKTIQRFRMHPVPGWHNPPLSWIYVADLVELLMKAVAHGERVPASAAHADYSPQGCYFGVVQEHPTYAEFGDMTRYVLHRPYMPIIHCPGAISWFAASVNETLSRFKKKPDVFNRDKIREALVDSWACSHEKAHHQLGFVPAATLQERLNETIAWYRSKRWLW from the coding sequence ATGACTGAAGTGCTCGTTACCGGCGGCAATGGTTTCATTGGCCGCAACCTGATCGAAACGCTGCTGTTTCGTGGTCACCGAGTACGCTGCCTCGTGCGCAATCCACAGGCCAGCATTATCTTGAAGGACCTGGGGGCCGATTTGATCCAGGGGGATCTCAGCGACGCGGCTTCCATTCACGCGGCCGTCGCCGGCACCGAGGTGGTCTATCACCTGGCCGGGCTCACTGCTGCTGTCGATCCCGAAGATCTGCTGCGAGCTAATCGCGATGGAACCGGCATCGTCGCCGACGCTATCGCCGCGCAGCCCAATCCACCGACGCTGCTGCTGGTCTCTTCGGTGGCTGCTTCGGGTCCCGCCACGCGAGGTCAGGTCCGCATCGAGGCCGATCCACCCTCCCCCGTTTCAAATTACGGCAAAAGCAAACTTGCTGGCGAGCAGGCAGCCCTGGCCCGTGCAGCGAAGATACCGCTGACCATCGTCCGTCCTGGCGTGGTTTTCGGCCCGCACGACCGCGCGGTCCTGACGGCGCTCAAAACGATTCAGCGGTTCCGCATGCACCCGGTTCCCGGTTGGCACAATCCACCCTTGTCGTGGATTTATGTGGCCGACCTGGTGGAACTGCTGATGAAAGCCGTCGCCCACGGGGAGCGTGTCCCCGCCAGCGCGGCGCACGCGGACTACTCGCCACAAGGTTGTTACTTTGGCGTCGTCCAAGAGCATCCGACCTATGCCGAATTCGGCGACATGACGCGCTACGTCTTACATCGCCCCTACATGCCGATTATCCACTGCCCCGGCGCAATCTCCTGGTTCGCAGCTTCGGTAAACGAAACCCTCTCGCGCTTTAAGAAGAAGCCCGACGTCTTCAATCGCGATAAGATTCGCGAAGCCCTCGTCGATTCCTGGGCTTGCTCACACGAAAAGGCCCACCATCAATTGGGCTTTGTACCCGCGGCCACGTTGCAAGAACGCTTGAACGAAACCATTGCCTGGTACCGTTCCAAACGCTGGTTGTGGTAA
- a CDS encoding thymidylate synthase: MQNYLDLLKLILDRGTAKTDRTGTGTLSIFGHQMRFDLAAGFPLVTTKKLHLRSIIHELLWFLKGETNIAYLKENKVRIWDEWASETGELGPVYGHQWRSWPTADGGQIDQISQVVEQIKKNPDSRRLIVSAWNVGQIPQMALPPCHLLFQFYVADGRLSCQLYQRSADVFLGVPFNIASYALLTMMVAQVTGLGLGDFVHTFGDTHLYSNHLEQARLQLTREPRPLPTMTLNPAVKSIFDFKYDDFQLVNYEPHPHIAAPVAV, translated from the coding sequence ATGCAAAACTATCTCGACCTCTTAAAGCTCATTCTCGATCGTGGTACGGCGAAGACCGATCGCACGGGGACCGGCACGCTGAGCATTTTTGGGCACCAGATGCGGTTCGATCTGGCTGCCGGCTTTCCGCTGGTGACGACGAAAAAGTTGCACTTGCGGTCGATCATCCACGAACTGCTTTGGTTCCTCAAAGGCGAGACAAACATCGCCTATCTGAAGGAAAACAAGGTCCGCATTTGGGACGAATGGGCCAGCGAGACTGGCGAACTCGGGCCCGTGTATGGCCATCAGTGGCGCAGCTGGCCGACGGCCGATGGTGGGCAGATCGATCAGATTTCGCAGGTCGTCGAGCAGATCAAAAAGAATCCCGATTCTCGCCGCTTGATTGTCAGCGCGTGGAACGTGGGGCAGATTCCGCAGATGGCGTTGCCGCCGTGCCATTTACTCTTTCAGTTTTACGTCGCCGACGGCCGCTTGAGTTGCCAGCTTTATCAGCGGTCGGCCGACGTCTTTCTCGGCGTGCCGTTCAACATCGCCTCGTATGCGCTGCTAACGATGATGGTCGCGCAGGTCACTGGCCTCGGTCTCGGCGATTTCGTTCACACCTTCGGTGACACGCACCTCTACAGCAATCACCTGGAGCAAGCCAGGCTGCAACTAACGCGCGAGCCACGCCCGCTGCCGACGATGACGTTGAATCCGGCGGTGAAGTCGATCTTCGATTTCAAGTACGATGATTTTCAGCTAGTAAATTACGAACCGCATCCGCATATTGCAGCGCCGGTGGCTGTTTAG
- a CDS encoding adenine phosphoribosyltransferase, translating to MNAAADLKSYIRDIPDFPKPGIMFRDITPLLASAGAFRSAIDRLADQYRDARIDVIVAAEARGFIFAAPLALALGAGFVPIRKPGKLPFDKHSFNYELEYGSDTLEMHVDGLQAGQRVLVIDDLLATGGTVRACAQLVERCGGTIVGCAFAIELLALNGRKIIEPYEVFSLLQY from the coding sequence ATGAACGCAGCAGCTGACCTGAAGAGCTACATCCGCGACATTCCCGACTTTCCCAAGCCGGGAATCATGTTTCGCGATATCACGCCGCTGCTGGCCTCAGCCGGTGCCTTTCGCTCGGCGATTGATCGGCTGGCAGATCAGTATCGAGACGCACGAATCGACGTGATTGTCGCCGCCGAAGCGCGGGGCTTTATCTTCGCCGCGCCATTGGCCTTGGCGCTGGGCGCGGGATTTGTGCCGATTCGCAAGCCCGGCAAATTGCCGTTCGATAAGCACTCGTTCAATTACGAATTGGAGTATGGTTCCGACACGCTCGAAATGCACGTCGACGGTTTGCAAGCGGGCCAGCGCGTGCTGGTGATCGATGACTTGCTGGCCACCGGTGGCACCGTTCGCGCGTGCGCTCAATTGGTCGAGCGCTGCGGCGGCACCATCGTGGGCTGTGCCTTCGCCATCGAACTGCTCGCACTCAATGGCCGGAAGATCATTGAGCCCTACGAAGTCTTCAGCCTGTTGCAGTACTAA